The genomic DNA TCAGCTATTCTCATCTTTTATGAGGTTGAATGATAATGTTAATTTGAAGATAAAAACGAGTACAAGACAAAATTTACTGGATATGCTTTCGAACGGAGAAATTGATGGACTTTTCTTAAATGAGTCAAACATTCACTCACAATTTGAAGTGGTGTACAGTTATATTGAAAAAGTGGTGCTTATTTCTCCTTTTCAAATTGAGACAGGGAAGAAACAAAATCAAACGCTGATTGTGAATACTGACCCAAATTGCATTTATAGAGATCAAACATTAACTTATTTTAATCAAAGTGCAGCAGAACAATTTAATATTATGGAATTTGATTCACTGGAAGCAATTCTACATGCTGTTAATAATGGATTAGGTGCAAGTATTTTACCAAAAGATTTAATAAACAATAATAGAGAAGTGGATACATTGTATTATCATGAGCTATCAGAAAGAGTTCAAATTGATTTTATCATTAAGAATAGAAAAGAAAAATCAAAAAGTTTGAGAAATTTCATTCATCATTTACATAATTCGTAAACAAAAAACCAAAATGGTGTAGTTGTAAAATCTATACTATAATTAGAGATAATTTGTAAACTAATATTATAATAGAAGAAAGTAACATGCTACCTTATGAAACTATTAATTAAGAATGGAGCATATTATGATAATTGACAAACAGTTATTTAATGTTAAAGGACGTAAATATATTGTTAGATCCGCTATAAAAGAAGATGCAAGCGATTTGTCTCAATTACGTGTACAGGTTGATGGCGAGACTGAGAATATGGATAGGGAAAAAGGTGAGGCATTTATTGATGGAGTTGGTTTTGAACAAATTATAGAAACGGATACAGAAAGTGAAAAAAACTTATTTTTGGTTGCTGAAATTGAAGACAGAATCGTTGGATTTTCAAGGTGTGCAGGAAATGATTTGAAACGATTTTCTCACAAAGTTGAATTTGGTGTGTGCGTATTGAAGAAATATTGGGGATATGGTATCGGCAATAATTTACTAAAAGAATCTCTTTCTTGGGCTGATTCCAATGGTATTAAAAAGGTGACACTTAATGTTTTGGAGACAAATGAAAAAGCTATTAATTTGTATGAGCGGTATGGTTTTGAAATCGAAGGTGTTTTAAAAAATGATAGAATTCATAGCGACAATGAATTTTACAATACGGTTATAATGGGTAGGTTTAATAAATGAATTTCATAAACTATTTTCTACTATATAACATTACAGGTAAGAAAATATAGTTATTAAGTTGAAAAAAGCGATTCAGGGTATGAATCACTTTTTTTAGTCATGTCAATTTTTTCTTAGACATTCTTTCTTTGTTATTCTGTTGTGATCGTAACAGTAACAGTCTTCTGATCATAGCAATTTTAGTTGAGTAGAAGTTTCCATCAGTGGAAGTGGAAATTAAAAAGTCCAATACGTTAAAGTATCTAATATTCCAAGCAAAAGCATGATAATACCTGCAATGAATTGTACACTTTTTCCAAACTTTCTACCTCTTTTTTTCATAGATTTACCGTCGATACCAAAATACCAAATTAGAGATACGGCAATGATTAGTGGTAATGATGTTCCAATGGCGAAAATAGTAGGTAGCACTGCCCCAAATGGAGTCGATAACACGATAGGCATAAGCGAAATAAAGAATAGTACAAACATTGTTGGGCAAAAGCCAAGTGAAAAGCTAACACCCATAAAAAAGGCACCTAACTTCCCATTAATAAATTTATCAGGTATTTTCCCGAAGTTAACTGTCCAATTCATTTTAAATAACCCAACTAAGTATAGACCAATTAAGATTAGCAGTGGTCCGATTGCTTTACGAATCCATGGAAAGAAAATTATTAGAGATTGTTGAAATTCTTTTCCTAATAACCAAACTACGAATCCGAGTGAAGAAAATACAAATATTTTCCCGAAAATAAACAAACTAACTTCCTTCCAAACTATTTCTTTCTGTAATGATTTATTCCCATAAATCGTAATCGCTCCGAGATTACCAGTAAATTGACAAGGTGCTAATGCTCCTATTATGCCTAAAATAAAAGCAGACAACAGGGGTATTCCTTTAACTCCATAAGACATGTTAATGAATGGTGCACTTAAGAAATTGCTGATTTGACTAAAAAATTCATACATATTAATTGAACACCCCGTTCTATCGTTGTCACGAACCGACATACGTTACAACAAATTACTTATGTAGTAACTAGTGGGGATAAAAGGCATCCCACTAGTAGTAAATATATTTTATTCAGGTTCATTATGGTATTCGCCACCTAGTTCAAATGGTGTCTCATAGCCATTATATTTTAATACTGTTACCATACCTCCAGTAGCGTGAATGAGATCATGGCAATGAAATACCCAATCTCCAGGGTTGTCAGCAATAAATAAAATTTCATATTGTTCATGAGGTTTTATATTTATTAAGTCTTTTACGAGCGGCTTATCAAGTAGTTTCCCATTTCTAGATACAACTTGGAAGTAGTGTCCGTGAAGGTGCATAGGGTGATCTAACATACTATTGTTAGAAAGAGTTACTTTGACAAGGTCGCCTTTGTTCACCTTAATTGGACTTGTATCAGGAAATGTCTTGCCATTGATTTTATAAGCCATATCGTTGTTCATCATAGCCATTCCAGCTGTTAACTTCATCTTGTATTCGAGATCAGGTTGTTGATTCTGGTCAATGATCGTTGTCATCTCACCTTGCTCCGTATAGTCAATTAGCTGAAGTGTTTCAGCATCTTTATACGAATGTTCATTTTTTCCTTCACCATCTATGATTTTGATTGGTATCTTTATGTCTGCTGATTCGGCTACAAGATTCGGACTATCGATATACCAATCTTTTGAGCTATTTTCCTCAAATTCAATATCAATTCGTTCACCTGGAGCAACTAATAGAACATCAGAAGTAAGAGTAGAATTATTTACTTTCTTCCCGTCATTAGCAACTACTTGGTATTGATGATTATTTAAGTAGAGAACTTGTTTTTGATAGCCTGCATTGATCACACGAAGTCTTATTTTTTCTCCTTGGCGTACTTCAATAGGGTCAATATCAGGGTAACTTTCACCGTTAATTGTAAACGTATCATAGATCATCTGAGAATCCATTTCACCAGGAGTTCCATTGTTACCCATCATTCCGCGACGGCCCTCATTTCCCATCGACCATTCATCAATCATTAATACGTAATCTTGATCATACGTTTTTTCTTTAGATTCTACAATTAGAGCCCCATATAATCCTCGATCTACTTGGTAATAACTATCTTGATGTGAATGGTACCAATATGTCCCTGCTTCTGTAGCTTGGAATTCATAAGTAAATGTATCACCAGGTTGGACAGCATTTTGAGTTACTCCTGCTACACCATCCATTTGGTTTGGTAAAACGACGCCATGCCAATGGATAGTTACAGGATCATCTAATTTGTTTATAAGGTTTACTTTTAACCAATCTCCCTCTTGAACTCGAATTTCCTCACCAGGTACAGTTCCATTATACGTCCAAGCTTCGAATGATTGGTCTTTAATCTTCCATTGTGCTTTTTCAGCTGTAATATCAAACTCTTTCACGTTAATATTGTCTGGTCGTTCAACTGGTATGTCTGTGATGTTGATTGATTGATCTCCAATACTACTCTGTGTATCGGATTGGCAACCAGTTATGATGAATGCAATAAATGACATGAAAAAAACGATTAATATTTTGCTTTTTATCATGTATAACCACTCCTTATTCAACTTCAACCTAGATTCCTTTGTTAATCATATGTAAGAAGTGTGCAAAAAGATTGCAGAACAGAAACGGGTAACGTGAATCAAGAGTTCTCAAGTATTGTTGGAAAATATGGGTAATAGTATAATATTTCTGTAGATACACTGTTTCTATTATTTGTAGGATAATTGATGGAGGTTATAATTACCAATGGAAGCTATCGTAGAGCTAAGAGATATTTCAAAAAAATATAAAGGAAAGATGGTAATTGATAATGCATCATTCTCAATACATAAACACGAAGTTGTTGCATTAACTGGCAAGAATGGCTCAGGGAAAAGCACTATTTTAAAGATTATTGCTGGTTTAATGTAGCCTGATGGTGGAGAAGTGCTTACACGTTCTTCTGATTTTAAGATCGGTTATGTTCCTGAAGTAGTACCCGACGTAATTCCTTTTACCACTGAGGAATATTTAATGTGTATGGGTAGAATCAGTGGAATTAGCAGCGGGCAGCTCAAGCAAAGATTAAAACAGCTGTTTGAAATTTTTAATATGTCTCATGCTCGACAAACTAAGTTCTCCGATTGTTCAAAGAGTATGAGACAAAAAGTGATGGTCATGCAAGCAATGTTAGAAGAGACGACGTTATTAATTTTAGATGAGCCACTGTCTGGGTTAGATGTGAAAGCTCAAAATGATTTAGCTGATATGCTCCAAACATTGAAGAATCAAGGGCTAAGCATTATTTTATCTTGTCATTCGAATAAACTAATCGATCAAGTAGTTAACCAAGTACTACTAATCAAAAATCAGAAGGTTATTCAATCTGAACAAGTATTACAGTGTTTAATACAAGAAAATGTGATTGTATTAGAAATTACATCTGTAGATTTATTAATGGAGTTACCACAAATTATTGAAGTTGTAGAGAAGCAAGAGCTACCTCATAAGGGTTATGAAGTAAAGCTCGTCGTCAATAAGAAGGTTACTGAAAGTTTCTTATTAGATGCAATTTCTAGGGGAGCGATTGTAAAAAGGCTGGAGCCAATAAGTATTGTTGAATCAAATGTGTTTGCTAGTTATAAATAGGAGGGAGGAGTTAAAATCATGAAAGGATTATTACAATATCAATTACTTCATTACATAAGAACGTATCGATACTTACCACCGTTCACATTCTTTATCATGTTTCTTGTTATTAATTATGCATACAAGCCAAACCCAATATTAGATAGCTATTCATTTACATCTGTCGTTCTATTCTTTATTATGGGTTGGTTTACAGTAACAATCTTTCATGCTGAAGATTCTGGTCAAAGAGTGATTACACAATTGCATTGTAAAAGTTCAAATGCATATTATATTAGTCTATATATTATTGCTATTATGATTGGATTTTGCTTAAGTGTACTCTCTGTTTATTATCCAATTATATTTGATATGTTTGCGGGGAAACAACGTCTTATACATGTTGTAATGGGTGTCATGTCTCATTTTAGTAGCTCAATTTTAGCTATTTCATTAACTTCTATTTTTACTAGAGATATTGTGAAAAATGATAGGAATACATGGTGGGGAGTTTTTACGATCTTACTTACCAGCTTAATAGTCGTTCCGTTGAAAACTATAATCTTACAAGTAAAAGGACTAATCTGGTTATTACCTCCTGTACATCTATCACTACAAATGATGAGTACAAATGATAGTATCGATTATATTCCGTTTAGTTATTACTTGCAGTTTAGTTGGATTGCTTTGTATGGATTTATTATGATTGTTCTATTTTTTCAATTGAAGAGATTTAGACAAGCGTAATCGATGTGAAAGTATTTTAAAAGTCGTATTAAAAAAACTATAATTTATAGAGAATAATCAGTCCATGTTTGTAAAGTAAACATGGACTTTTTTTCTTTTTTGAAATAAAAAACATATTTACAAAAATTAGAATTTAATTTACTATATATTTAATACTAAATATTTAGTATTAAATATATAGTAAAGGTGGAGGAGATAATGACACGTACTATGGTTTTAGGACTTCTCAAATCTGCAGGACCTATGTCAGGATAT from Bacillus solimangrovi includes the following:
- a CDS encoding sulfite exporter TauE/SafE family protein, which encodes MYEFFSQISNFLSAPFINMSYGVKGIPLLSAFILGIIGALAPCQFTGNLGAITIYGNKSLQKEIVWKEVSLFIFGKIFVFSSLGFVVWLLGKEFQQSLIIFFPWIRKAIGPLLILIGLYLVGLFKMNWTVNFGKIPDKFINGKLGAFFMGVSFSLGFCPTMFVLFFISLMPIVLSTPFGAVLPTIFAIGTSLPLIIAVSLIWYFGIDGKSMKKRGRKFGKSVQFIAGIIMLLLGILDTLTYWTF
- a CDS encoding ABC transporter permease; translation: MKGLLQYQLLHYIRTYRYLPPFTFFIMFLVINYAYKPNPILDSYSFTSVVLFFIMGWFTVTIFHAEDSGQRVITQLHCKSSNAYYISLYIIAIMIGFCLSVLSVYYPIIFDMFAGKQRLIHVVMGVMSHFSSSILAISLTSIFTRDIVKNDRNTWWGVFTILLTSLIVVPLKTIILQVKGLIWLLPPVHLSLQMMSTNDSIDYIPFSYYLQFSWIALYGFIMIVLFFQLKRFRQA
- a CDS encoding GNAT family N-acetyltransferase, which produces MIIDKQLFNVKGRKYIVRSAIKEDASDLSQLRVQVDGETENMDREKGEAFIDGVGFEQIIETDTESEKNLFLVAEIEDRIVGFSRCAGNDLKRFSHKVEFGVCVLKKYWGYGIGNNLLKESLSWADSNGIKKVTLNVLETNEKAINLYERYGFEIEGVLKNDRIHSDNEFYNTVIMGRFNK
- a CDS encoding multicopper oxidase family protein translates to MIKSKILIVFFMSFIAFIITGCQSDTQSSIGDQSINITDIPVERPDNINVKEFDITAEKAQWKIKDQSFEAWTYNGTVPGEEIRVQEGDWLKVNLINKLDDPVTIHWHGVVLPNQMDGVAGVTQNAVQPGDTFTYEFQATEAGTYWYHSHQDSYYQVDRGLYGALIVESKEKTYDQDYVLMIDEWSMGNEGRRGMMGNNGTPGEMDSQMIYDTFTINGESYPDIDPIEVRQGEKIRLRVINAGYQKQVLYLNNHQYQVVANDGKKVNNSTLTSDVLLVAPGERIDIEFEENSSKDWYIDSPNLVAESADIKIPIKIIDGEGKNEHSYKDAETLQLIDYTEQGEMTTIIDQNQQPDLEYKMKLTAGMAMMNNDMAYKINGKTFPDTSPIKVNKGDLVKVTLSNNSMLDHPMHLHGHYFQVVSRNGKLLDKPLVKDLINIKPHEQYEILFIADNPGDWVFHCHDLIHATGGMVTVLKYNGYETPFELGGEYHNEPE
- a CDS encoding LysR family transcriptional regulator, giving the protein MDSHDLVIFKHAAELKSISKAADRLGYVQPNVSQKIKNLEVELGVKLFTRNNRGVTLTAQGELLLDYANQIIHLIDEAKSTINPTKWRESLTIGATQTISAVKVPQLFSSFMRLNDNVNLKIKTSTRQNLLDMLSNGEIDGLFLNESNIHSQFEVVYSYIEKVVLISPFQIETGKKQNQTLIVNTDPNCIYRDQTLTYFNQSAAEQFNIMEFDSLEAILHAVNNGLGASILPKDLINNNREVDTLYYHELSERVQIDFIIKNRKEKSKSLRNFIHHLHNS